One Carassius auratus strain Wakin chromosome 4, ASM336829v1, whole genome shotgun sequence DNA segment encodes these proteins:
- the LOC113060831 gene encoding SAFB-like transcription modulator, with protein MSSALDDSKTTDASMDHELYTVQSPSDDIKDGPDHAEFIYKMSNEEFVRFVKLRVTNDSLFTGKRNSSTLAYRAILKELGLQREISASQARRKWENLKMKYKEMKNPPPGVSVNPTNWPWFSLMDDAMEGRLAGSEVTLDTSTVGDDSEYRPNNTSRKRSKRAREPDRSEIELFVEEDDMMSEEMGRDRVELDRDRDEMEQERAILESDKAAIEYERMVLEREKMVLDRERAGVERELAALDRDRASLEREKAAVERDRASVEYIRAQLEKERAILDRERAKLERERAILEQQRGMEKEEQTANLNDNTEGTDTSIPLVMEPASLERRQKFLNLFEKLIENF; from the exons ATGAGTAGCGCACTTGATGACTCAAAGACAACAGACGCAAGTATGGACCACGAACTTTACACTGTACAGAGTCCCTCTGATGACATCAAGGATGGCCCAGATCATGCAGAATTCATTTATAAAA TGTCAAATGAAGAATTCGTTAGATTCGTGAAGTTACGCGTGACCAATGACTCACTTTTCACTGGAAAGAGAAATTCTTCAACTCTGGCTTATAG GGCCATCTTGAAAGAGCTGGGTCTCCAGAGGGAAATTTCTGCCAGCCAGGCCAGGAGGAAATGGGAAAACCTTAAGATGAAGTATAAG GAAATGAAGAATCCCCCACCTGGCGTCTCGGTGAACCCCACTAACTGGCCGTGGTTCTCCCTCATGGACGACGCCATGGAGGGTAGACTCGCGGGAAGTGAAGTCACTCTAGACACTTCCACAGTGGGCGACGACAGCGAGTATCGGCCGAACAACACCTCGCGCAAGAGGAGCAAGAGAGCGCGTGAGCCGGACAGAAGCGAGATCGAGCTGTTCGTCGAAGAGGATGATATGATGTCTGAAGAGATGGGACGAGACAGGGTCGAGCTGGACAGAGACAGGGACGAGATGGAGCAGGAGAGGGCCATCCTAGAGAGCGACAAAGCCGCTATTGAATATGAGAGGATGGTCCTGGAGCGGGAAAAGATGGTTTTAGATCGAGAAAGAGCGGGAGTGGAAAGAGAACTCGCAGCATTGGACCGAGACAGGGCCTCTCTGGAGAGAGAGAAGGCCGCTGTGGAGAGAGACAGGGCTTCTGTGGAGTACATCCGAGCTCAGCTGGAAAAAGAAAGAGCGATTCTTGACAGAGAAAGGGCAAAGCTTGAACGAGAGCGTGCCATACTAGAGCAGCAGCGTGGGATGGAAAAAGAGGAGCAGACGGCTAATTTGAACGATAATACAGAAGGAACTGATACCTCGATTCCTTTAGTGATGGAACCAGCTTCCTTAGAGAGGAGGCAGAAATTCCTCAACCTGTTTGAAAAGCTCATTGAGAACTTCTAA